A genomic region of uncultured Paludibaculum sp. contains the following coding sequences:
- a CDS encoding PadR family transcriptional regulator: MGRHDNDRLQGTLDLLVLKVLASRGRMHGYGITLQVQQISQEELRVEEGSLYPALHRMAQDSLISAEWGTTENNRRARYYEITPAGRERLKQEEENWERLTSAVARFLKYA; encoded by the coding sequence ATGGGACGCCACGACAACGACCGTTTGCAGGGCACGCTCGACCTGCTGGTGCTGAAGGTGCTTGCCAGCCGCGGGCGAATGCACGGCTATGGCATCACCTTGCAGGTGCAGCAGATTTCCCAGGAGGAGTTGCGGGTGGAAGAAGGATCGCTCTATCCCGCCCTGCACCGGATGGCCCAGGATTCGCTGATCTCCGCCGAATGGGGCACGACCGAGAACAACCGCCGCGCCCGCTACTACGAGATCACGCCGGCTGGCCGCGAGCGCCTGAAGCAGGAAGAAGAAAACTGGGAGCGATTGACTTCCGCGGTAGCGCGCTTTCTGAAGTACGCCTAA
- the rpiB gene encoding ribose 5-phosphate isomerase B yields the protein MKIAIGADHAGFALKEELLAALQAKGLEVKDFGTHSADSTDYPDYAAAVAGAVAHGEFDRGVLVCSTGVGMSMAANKVHGIRAALAFNDDEVTLTRQHNDANVLAMGARYLNLPQAEHLVEVFLETEFLGGRHQRRVDKIMDLENQPAEEDHPA from the coding sequence ATGAAAATCGCGATTGGAGCTGACCACGCCGGATTCGCTCTGAAAGAGGAATTGCTGGCCGCGCTGCAGGCCAAAGGCTTGGAAGTGAAGGACTTCGGGACTCACTCCGCCGATTCGACCGACTACCCCGATTACGCTGCCGCAGTCGCCGGCGCGGTGGCCCACGGTGAGTTTGACCGGGGGGTTCTCGTCTGCTCCACAGGAGTCGGAATGTCGATGGCGGCTAATAAGGTCCACGGAATCCGCGCCGCACTCGCCTTCAACGACGATGAGGTGACGCTCACCAGGCAGCACAACGACGCCAACGTGCTGGCCATGGGCGCGCGCTACCTGAACCTGCCTCAGGCCGAGCACCTCGTCGAGGTGTTTCTCGAGACCGAGTTCCTGGGTGGACGCCACCAACGTCGCGTGGACAAGATTATGGATTTGGAAAACCAACCAGCCGAGGAGGACCATCCCGCATGA
- the glyA gene encoding serine hydroxymethyltransferase — translation MNEQQRMSRTLAEVDPEVAQAIRHETERQNSRLELIASENFTSEAILEATSSVFTNKYAEGYPAKRYYGGCEYADVVENLARDRAKQLFKAEYANVQPHSGSQANQAAYTAVLQPGDTILGMSLAHGGHLTHGHPLNFSGKTYHVVSYGVKQGEETIDYEELARLAEEHKPKLIVGGASAYSRIIDFKRFREIADSVGALFMVDMAHFSGLVAAGIYPNPCEHAHIVTSTTHKTLRGPRAGIILAQAQFGAAIDRVVFPGIQGGPLVHVIAAKAVCFLEAMSPEFVQYQTQVVANAKALAAGLTEHGYRIVSGGTDSHVMLVDIFSKGLRGKEAEKALDEAYITVNKNSIPFDVNPPLNPSGVRLGSPAVTTRGFQEAEMKEVAALIAQVLDAPASPENLAAVRQRVAALTERFPLYSWKLPTVNA, via the coding sequence ATGAACGAACAACAGCGTATGAGCCGTACCCTGGCCGAAGTCGATCCCGAGGTCGCCCAGGCGATCCGCCACGAGACGGAACGGCAGAACTCTCGATTGGAACTCATCGCCAGTGAGAATTTCACGTCCGAGGCCATCCTCGAAGCCACGTCCAGCGTCTTCACTAACAAATACGCCGAAGGCTATCCGGCCAAGCGCTACTATGGCGGCTGCGAATATGCCGACGTGGTGGAAAACCTGGCCCGCGACCGCGCCAAACAGCTCTTCAAGGCCGAGTACGCCAATGTTCAGCCGCATTCCGGCTCACAAGCCAACCAGGCGGCCTACACGGCTGTGTTGCAGCCCGGCGACACCATTCTGGGCATGAGCCTGGCGCACGGCGGCCACCTCACCCACGGCCACCCGCTGAACTTCTCGGGCAAAACCTATCACGTCGTCTCCTACGGCGTGAAGCAGGGTGAAGAGACCATCGATTATGAGGAATTGGCGCGACTGGCCGAAGAACACAAGCCGAAGCTGATTGTCGGTGGGGCCAGCGCCTACTCGCGCATCATTGATTTCAAGCGGTTCCGCGAGATCGCCGACTCGGTTGGGGCCCTCTTCATGGTCGACATGGCCCACTTCTCGGGCCTGGTGGCCGCCGGCATTTACCCGAACCCCTGCGAACACGCCCACATCGTCACCTCCACCACGCACAAGACCCTGCGCGGACCACGGGCCGGCATTATCCTGGCACAAGCCCAGTTTGGGGCCGCCATCGATAGGGTCGTCTTCCCCGGGATCCAAGGCGGCCCGCTGGTCCATGTCATCGCGGCCAAGGCAGTCTGCTTCCTGGAGGCGATGAGTCCCGAATTCGTCCAGTACCAGACGCAGGTAGTCGCCAACGCCAAGGCGCTGGCCGCCGGTCTGACCGAGCACGGCTACCGCATCGTCTCGGGGGGGACTGATTCCCACGTAATGCTGGTGGATATCTTCTCCAAGGGCCTGCGCGGCAAGGAGGCCGAAAAGGCCCTGGACGAGGCCTACATCACGGTCAACAAGAACTCCATCCCGTTCGACGTCAATCCACCGCTGAATCCCAGCGGCGTTCGCCTCGGCAGTCCGGCTGTCACCACGCGGGGCTTCCAGGAAGCGGAAATGAAGGAAGTGGCCGCGCTCATCGCACAGGTGCTGGATGCGCCGGCCTCTCCTGAGAACCTGGCTGCCGTACGGCAGCGAGTGGCCGCTCTGACGGAGCGCTTCCCGCTCTATTCCTGGAAACTGCCCACCGTGAACGCCTGA
- a CDS encoding glycosyltransferase family 1 protein, whose translation MPLRILLDARHVRDFGFGTYIRNLVRGLVAIAAPHHFLLVAHKADQHEFDGLPSNFELLFYERKDSEPLDQIAFPWFVRSQQVDLSHIPLNVVPLAMPHPYVVTVHDLSSLVWDAPSGWKHEIRQLQIRRGLMRAERVITVSESTRHDVVQLLGIPAARVRRIYGGADPRFTHHIPGPGARAAGPEAWAHERRRILERYGIHYPFLLYAGTIRAQKNIPRLVEAFSLLRGELEHLPQWRDLRLIIIGDEISRYPAVRQAVIQSRIEQQVRFLGFVPLDTLRVFYEAASAFVFPSLYEGFGLPPLEAMASGTPVVCSNSTSLPEVVGDAAMIVSPDNVFDIARGMKEVLLDQALRAELIRRGVERSRFFRWEDTAREVLETYITAATGRSRN comes from the coding sequence ATGCCGCTCCGCATCCTTCTCGACGCCCGCCACGTCAGGGATTTCGGATTCGGCACCTATATCCGGAACCTGGTGCGGGGCCTTGTGGCCATTGCCGCCCCGCATCATTTCCTGCTCGTGGCCCACAAGGCCGATCAACACGAATTCGACGGCCTGCCGTCCAATTTCGAGTTGCTGTTCTATGAGCGCAAGGACAGTGAACCGCTCGACCAGATAGCCTTTCCCTGGTTTGTCCGCTCGCAGCAGGTGGACCTCTCGCACATCCCCTTGAATGTGGTGCCGCTGGCCATGCCTCACCCCTACGTGGTCACGGTGCATGACCTTTCCAGCCTGGTGTGGGATGCTCCGTCCGGCTGGAAGCACGAAATCCGGCAACTTCAGATCCGTCGCGGTCTGATGCGGGCGGAACGCGTCATCACAGTCAGCGAATCCACTCGACATGACGTGGTGCAGCTGCTGGGGATCCCCGCCGCACGGGTGCGCCGCATCTATGGCGGCGCCGATCCACGATTCACACACCACATCCCGGGCCCGGGAGCCCGCGCCGCCGGCCCGGAAGCTTGGGCTCACGAGCGACGGCGTATCCTGGAGCGCTACGGCATCCACTATCCGTTCCTGCTCTACGCCGGCACCATCCGGGCCCAGAAGAACATCCCGAGGCTCGTGGAGGCTTTCTCCTTGCTCCGCGGCGAACTCGAGCATCTTCCACAATGGCGCGATCTTCGCCTGATCATCATCGGCGACGAGATCTCACGCTACCCGGCTGTGCGGCAGGCAGTCATTCAATCGCGCATCGAGCAGCAGGTCCGGTTCCTCGGCTTCGTCCCCCTGGATACCCTGCGGGTCTTCTACGAAGCCGCCTCAGCTTTCGTCTTTCCTTCTCTCTATGAGGGATTCGGCCTCCCACCGCTGGAGGCCATGGCGTCCGGGACGCCCGTCGTCTGCTCGAACTCGACATCGCTCCCCGAAGTAGTGGGCGACGCCGCGATGATCGTCAGCCCCGACAACGTCTTCGACATCGCGCGGGGCATGAAAGAAGTTCTGCTCGACCAGGCACTTCGAGCGGAGCTCATCCGCCGCGGTGTCGAGCGCTCACGCTTCTTCCGCTGGGAAGACACGGCTCGGGAAGTGCTGGAAACATACATCACTGCCGCCACGGGGCGCTCCCGGAACTAG